The stretch of DNA TCGACGGGCAACTCGATCTTAGCGTGCTCGGGGCCGGCGCGCAATTCGAAGGTCCACTGGGCGAGCGAGGATCGTGGATGGTTTCGGGACACCGCAGCTATTTCGATCTCATCATCCGCGAAGCCAACGTGGAAGCCAGCACAATCCCCAACTACGGAAACGTGCAGGGAAAGGTGTGCTGGGACGTGTCGCCTACCCATCAATTGGAGATGCTGCAGATTCTTGGCTTGGATCACAGCCGGATTGCGAAATCGCTGGCTTTGGAGAATCGCGAGGACACCTACGGGCGCGGCGACTGGAGCTCATATGCCGGGGGAATGGGGTGGCGATGGATGTGGGGGAAACGGGGATACAGTCGCACCACGCTTTCGCGCTCGCGAGTCGGTTGGGATATGGAATGGCCCAAGACCAAGAACGATTCGCTTCTTGACGCCACGCAGAGCACCGAAGCCGAATGGACGCTGCGCAATACGGAACACGTAATCCTGAACGACCACTGGCGGATGAACAGCGGGATCGAAGGTCGCCTACTCACGGCGGACAACAACACCGTCTACGGCGCGCATCTCGATCCGTTCGGAAGTGAGGTGCCGGAAATCCGGGTCGCGGGCGAGGAACAATCGGTGAAGCTGGGCGCGTTTCTGGCGTGGCAGTGGCGGCCGGCATTGCGCTGGCGGCTGACGTTCGGATCGCGGCTGGACTATTTCGACTACACCGAACACACGACCGTTTCACCCCGTCTTCAAGTAGATTACGACTGGACGGCTTCCACCTCATTCACCGCCGCCTGCGGCAGGTTCCAGCAGTCACTGCCGCTGGTTCTACTTCAGCAGAACTCGACATTCCGCGACCTCACCGATCCAAGCGCCGATCACTACATCCTGGGAATGCGCCAGCTGCTTTCGGCCAATACGCAGATGACGGTGGAAGTATACGAGAAACGCTACTCGAATATGCCGCTCGATCCGGCGACGCCGTCGCTGTTCGTGATAGACGAATCGTATCGGGAAGGCGGATTTTCGGGGCATACGGCTTTGACGGACAACGGCCGCGCCTTTGCGCGGGGAGTGGAACTGCTCATTCAGAAAAAATTGGCCACGCAACTTCATGGAGTCATCAGCGGATCATGGTCGAAAACACAATACCGCGGTTGTAACAAGGTGTGGCACAATCGTCGCTATGATAATCAGTTGATGTTCACTGTCGAGGGCGGGTACAAGCCCAACCGGAACTGGGAATTCGGCGTGCG from bacterium encodes:
- a CDS encoding TonB-dependent receptor; the protein is MKALRTLIIITILFVITPSLTIAVTHGTIKGQATDLETGEPLPGASVMIRGTTRGGNTDAQGFFTIADVAVGGYVLEVRYVGYEPVVKTDVIVRSERITTVNFGLREQAIEIGEVNIAPRYFAATEDKPVGTTHLSREEIRRAPGSVGDLSRVLMALPGVAKVNDTRNNLVVRGGSPLENGYYVDGMPVSNINHFPQQGSSGGALGLLNVDFIEDVQFYTGGFSVAYGDRLSSVTDITLREGNRDEFDGQLDLSVLGAGAQFEGPLGERGSWMVSGHRSYFDLIIREANVEASTIPNYGNVQGKVCWDVSPTHQLEMLQILGLDHSRIAKSLALENREDTYGRGDWSSYAGGMGWRWMWGKRGYSRTTLSRSRVGWDMEWPKTKNDSLLDATQSTEAEWTLRNTEHVILNDHWRMNSGIEGRLLTADNNTVYGAHLDPFGSEVPEIRVAGEEQSVKLGAFLAWQWRPALRWRLTFGSRLDYFDYTEHTTVSPRLQVDYDWTASTSFTAACGRFQQSLPLVLLQQNSTFRDLTDPSADHYILGMRQLLSANTQMTVEVYEKRYSNMPLDPATPSLFVIDESYREGGFSGHTALTDNGRAFARGVELLIQKKLATQLHGVISGSWSKTQYRGCNKVWHNRRYDNQLMFTVEGGYKPNRNWEFGVRWVFAGGVPYTPFDEAASVAAGEGIADENRVYGDRLPNYHALDVRVDRRFHFRRTNLIVYLAAWNVYNRENVAGYSWSELDNRRTESHQWGFLPAFGLEFEY